Proteins encoded within one genomic window of Hevea brasiliensis isolate MT/VB/25A 57/8 chromosome 8, ASM3005281v1, whole genome shotgun sequence:
- the LOC131182073 gene encoding BURP domain-containing protein BNM2A-like, whose product MESLHNFIHRSFGSEGKLKIVETKYPTISAALLQDYIVLEDPQEIEGQGQVVCHPVSGDLFCHYNIEAVKLVKVSLRGDSGVKVEAIVICHMDSSRWEHDHIVFRLLQVKSAVLVCYEFAIYPKQYRLSRIGDPDLQCEGFKQKINA is encoded by the exons ATGGAATCATTGCATAATTTTATCCACCGGTCATTTGGATCAGAAGGGAAACTTAAAATTGTGGAAACCAAATACCCCACAATCTCAGCTGCACTGTTACAAGACTATATTGTGTTGGAAGATCCCCAAGAGATTGAAGGTCAGGGACAGGTAGTTTGTCATCCCGTGTCTGGGGATTTATTTTGTCATTATAACATTGAAGCTGTAAAGCTTGTTAAGGTCTCACTCAGGGGTGACAGTGGAGTTAAAGTGGAAGCTATTGTCATTTGCCATATGGACTCGTCAAGGTGGGAGCATGATCATATTGTCTTTCGCTTGCTCCAGGTAAAGTCCGCAG TGCTTGTGTGTTATGAATTTGCTATCTATCCCAAGCAGTATCGTCTATCTAGAATTGGTGATCCTGAT